One Xiphophorus couchianus chromosome 1, X_couchianus-1.0, whole genome shotgun sequence genomic region harbors:
- the ttll10 gene encoding protein polyglycylase TTLL10 — MQEPITSECCQEMYSEDTLAKENKQIFYGKKEEPTTGQSVSPDCSDSQEMTSEGLECAHREGALTREEGRKHSHFSVKQKRPCGQTDGSKVEDSFQRSKPRGPTPCSNKGHYKDIKIEEPRGLGPFYFFGGTNGAEIVCSYCERRGWKRIYNKQREDFRLKWCETKSQMNYSRFKQGRHLVFQIPNNMVLTTKIGLLTSLREFERISSRIKYKDGHRRLKMEEFIPTTFRMDVKEEREDFFSRNAPQEGETDLENAESSMWICKPTGLNRGKGIFLLKNQQEVAEFRLKLQKMEEYQAERKMPLRPIQAHIVQRYIQKPLLLNGRKFDVRSYLLIASTAPYMVFFRHGYVRLTCDVYDPRSKNLSAHLTNQYMQKRNPLYSLLKEDTVWSMESFNTYVNERFQVAKGLPRDWVLGAFAKRMQQIMTQCFFAVKTKLDCRPGFFDLIGCDFMIDEDFKVWLLEMNCNPALHRNCEVLKEVIPRTVGEALDLALELFNKCRLRQQILPLVNQQDFVLLYCGVLGHVDNKRTDSSEFYQKAKNNRKPRQHKTRTEITKGNVAPQEDPLTEVTETETLPLYQNALSVGGCQKVVRRKTAVPGVRQKLSKCDSAEGRLKAEDDGKQPKA; from the exons ATGCAAGAGCCCATAACATCTGAGTGCTGCCAAGAAATGTACAGTGAAGACACACTGGCAAAGGAAAACAAGCAGATTTTTTATGGAAAGAAGGAGGAGCCAACAACAGGACAATCTGTGTCACCTGACTGCTCGGACTCacaggaaatgacatcagaAGGGTTGGAGTGTGCCCACAGGGAGGGGGCTTTGACTCGGGAGGAGGGAAGGAAACATTCACACTTCTCTGTCAAGCAGAAGAGACCATGTGGACAGACAG aTGGATCCAAAGTGGAGGACAGCTTCCAAAGGTCCAAACCAAGGGGCCCGACGCCCTGCTCTAACAAAGGACATTACAAAGACATCAAGATAGAGGAGCCTCGTGGACTTGGGCCATTCTACTTCTTTGGAGGAACCAATGGGGCTGAAAT AGTGTGCAGCTACTGCGAGAGGAGAGGATGGAAGAGAATTTATAACAAGCAAAGGGAAGATTTCAGGCTCAAGTGGTGCGAGACCAAATCTCAAATGAACTACAGCCGCTTCAAGCAAG GTAGACACTTGGTGTTCCAGATACCCAACAACATGGTTCTCACCACTAAAATCGGCCTCCTCACCAGCCTGCGGGAATTTGAGAGAATAAGCAGCAGAATCAAATATAAAGACGGACACAG GAGGCTGAAAATGGAGGAGTTCATTCCTACAACGTTCCGCATGGATGTGAAGGAAGAGAGGGAAGATTTCTTTTCCCGCAACGCCCCACAGGAGGGTGAAACAG ACTTGGAGAACGCAGAGAGCAGCATGTGGATCTGTAAGCCCACGGGCCTGAACCGGGGCAAAGGAATCTTCCTCCTGAAGAACCAGCAGGAGGTGGCCGAATTCAGACTGAAGCTACAGAAGATGGAGGAGTACCAGGCTGAGCGTAAGATGCCTCTCCGCCCGATTCAGGCTCACATTGTCCAGCG TTACATCCAGAAACCCCTTCTACTAAACGGCAGAAAGTTTGATGTGCGCTCTTACCTTCTCATTGCCTCCACTGCGCCCTACATGGTCTTCTTTCGTCATGGGTATGTCCGACTGACGTGTGACGTCTACGATCCCAGATCCAAAAACCTCTCTGCTCATCTCACCAACCag TACATGCAGAAGAGAAACCCTTTGTACAGCCTGCTCAAGGAGGACACTGTATGGTCTATGGAGAGCTTCAACACCTACGTCAACGAAAGGTTTCAGGTTGCCAAGGGCCTGCCCAGGGACTGGGTGCTGGGAGCCTTTGCG AAGCGCATGCAACAGATCATGACCCAGTGCTTCTTTGCCGTCAAGACCAAGTTAGACTGCCGCCCTGGATTCTTTGACTTGATTGGCTGCGACTTCATGATCGACGAGGACTTCAAG GTGTGGCTTCTGGAAATGAACTGTAATCCAGCCTTACACAGAAACTGCGAGGTGCTGAAGGAGGTGATACCCCGCACTGTTGGAGAAGCACTGG ATTTAGCTCTGGAGCTGTTCAACAAGTGTCGTCTCAGGCAGCAAATCCTTCCTTTAGTCAATCAACAGGACTTTGTACTGCTGTATTGCGGTGTCTTAGGACATGTCGACAACAAGAGGACCGATAGTAGTGAGTTCTACCAGAAAgctaaaaacaacaggaagccCAGACAGCACAAGACCAGGACAGAGATCACAAAAGGGAATGTTGCACCACAGGAGGATCCTCTGACTGAAGTCACTGAGACAGAAACGTTACCTCTTTATCAAAACGCACTGTCAGTAGGTGGATGCCAGAAGGTTGTCAGGAGGAAGACCGCAGTACCTGGAGTCAGACAGAAGCTGAGCAAATGCGATTCTGCTGAGGGTCGTTTGAAAGCCGAAGATGATGGGAAGCAACCGAAGGCTTAG
- the LOC114143099 gene encoding uncharacterized protein LOC114143099, whose translation MGCCSVTQRHTGVDEVGPDEIELLELSGDNLGVWSLSENRVQLSVRNSRDEQQLAPQPPCKASVRHLEREVVLWGRTRDELHHRIYSQQPIRGWEGQPAHVYGEVIHSSVVSLCNNYSEEQSERFLLLFPFHLLILSLDHSQEDFIYEGILPVSGLSVRGVSLQLDASHPTHMFEITSAMVDSKVFTCASAGESQRWIQHIEDRRYESMMQPMSPSQCALSYLLPCDENWKREELKKYVMQAPIWNWEGSPIHHMGQPGHTSIVHIINTQRQGLQERLMILFPQDLLLLSVDSKRLHIKYEGRLARQSIKAVERSALPGRLEFELRGELLETLQVSCTCVEDYQAWIFYLQQPDRDSHIIMSQPPPPLVPKLQRNRKESQEPILAGDQCHINGRS comes from the exons ATGGGATGCTGCAGCGTGACTCAGAGGCATACGGGAGTGGACGAAGTGGGTCCAGATGAAATTGAACTGCTGGAACTCTCTGGAGACAATTTGGG agtATGGAGTCTGAGCGAAAACAGAGTTCAGCTGTCGGTGAGGAACAGCAGAGATGAGCAGCAGCTGGCACCACAGCCGCCGTGTAAAGCCTCAGTGCGACACCTGGAACGGGAG GTGGTGCTGTGGGGCAGGACCAGAGATGAGCTCCACCACAGGATTTACTCTCAGCAGCCGATCAGGGGCTGGGAGGGCCAACCCGCTCATGTTTACGGAGAGGTCATCCACTCCTCTGTGGTGTCTCTCTGCAACAACTATTCAGAG GAACAAAGTGAACGgttcttgttgttgtttccttttCACCTTTTAATCCTCTCCCTGGATCACTCCCAAGAAGACTTCATTTACGAG GGtatacttcctgtttctggcCTGTCTGTTCGAGGCGTATCCCTGCAGCTGGATGCGTCACATCCAACACACATGTTTGAAATCACCA GTGCAATGGTGGACTCCAAGGTGTTTACATGTGCCAGTGCAGGAGAGTCACAGAGATGGATTCAGCACATAGAAGACCGGAGATATGAGTCCATGATGCAACCCATGAGTCCCTCCCAGTGTGCTCTTTCTTATCtt CTGCCTTGTGATGAAAACTGGAAAAGAGAGGAACTGAAGAAATATGTAATGCAGGCCCCTATATGGAACTGGGAGGGCTCACCCATACACCACATGGGTCAGCCTGGACACACCTCCATTGTTCACATCATCAACACTCAAAGACAG GGTCTCCAAGAAAGACTGATGATTCTCTTTCCTCAAGATCTCCTGCTGCTTTCTGTGGACAGTAAGAGGCTGCATATAAAATATGAG GGCAGGTTGGCTAGACAGAGCATCAAAGCAGTGGAGCGCTCAGCACTTCCTGGACGCTTAGAGTTTGAACTAAGAG gGGAGCTGCTGGAGACGCTGCAGGTCTCCTGCACCTGCGTGGAGGATTATCAGGCCTGGATTTTTTATCTGCAGCAG CCAGACAGAGACAGCCACATTATTATGAGTCAGCCGCCTCCTCCCTTAGTgccaaagctgcagaggaacaggaaGGAGTCCCAGGAGCCGATTTTAGCAGGCGACCAGTGTCACATCAACGGCAGGAGCTGA